The genomic region TCTGTGTTCAGGTCTTTCAGATCAAAATTATAGGGACAGGCGGTGTCTGatcctacactgaacaaaaatagaaacgcaacatgtcaattgttggtcctatgtttcctgggctgaaataaaagatcccagaaatgtaccataagcacaaaaagcttaaatCTCTCaagttttgtgcacaaatttgtttagatctctgttagtgagcatttctcctttgccaagataatccatccacctgacaggtgtcacatatcaagaagctgattaaacagcatgatcattacaccggtgtaccttgtgctggggacaataaaaggccactctaaatgtGCCGTTTTGTGATAACAccacacatttcagttgaaggcattcagttgtacaactgatttAAGTATCTCCCTTTTTAATGTCAAAGTTGTAAACAGAGCACCCCATGGTGgaagtggggttatggtatgggctggCATaggctatggacaacgaacacaattgcattttatcgatggaaatttgaatgcagATTCCGTGCTGAGATCCTGTGGTCCATTGTCGTGGCATTCATCCGCtgcatcacctcatgtttcagtataATGCAAGGCTCGTGTCGCAAGAATCTGCAGTTcccggaagctgaaaatgttcaaGTTCTTccgtggcctgcatactcagacaagtcacccatttattttttattttacctttattttactaggcaagtcagttaagaacaaattcttattttcaatgacggcctaggaacagtgggttaactgcctgttcagaggcagaacgacagatttgtaccttgtcagctcggggattcgaacttgcaacctttcggttactagtccaacgctctaaccactaggctcccctgccgtcccattgagcacgtttgggatgctctggatcgacgtgtgcaacagcgtgttccagttcccgccaatatccagcaacttcgcacaaccATTGtaaaggagtgggacaacactcctcaggccacaatcaacagcctgatcacctctatgtgaaggagatgtgttgcgctgcatgaggcaaatggaggTCAcgccagatacggactggttttctgatctactCCCCTAAcctttcttttaaggtatctgtgaccaacagatgcatatctattcccagtcatgtgaaattcattcCGCCCTCATCTATGGATTTATTTAAATTCACTGATGCAGCCCACTTGTTCCTTCCTTTTAGTTGATTCGTGGTCGTCACAGTCAACAAGATTGTATTATGCAGAATGCAGTGTTACATTAAGACGAGACCTTAAAGTAGCAGAAATAACAAAGCCTGCTGTTTCAGTAAAAAGCCAAGGGATGGGACTGCAGAAAtataaccactcaaattcatagagcgatggatgcaaagactgaccatccatgatatcaacattatagttttaaacATTGGAGTAAATGAAGCTTATATTTTGGATTCTGATAAGGTTTGACAACTGAACTAAAAGCTCATGGAGCCGTTTTGAAGAGATGTTCATGAATTAATGGGTACATGTTCATTTAGATGTGATGTTCTTCATGAATTAATGGGTACACGTTCATTTAGAAGTGATGTTCTTCATGAATTAATGGGTACACGTTCATTTAGAAGTGATGTTCTTCATGAATTAATGGGTACACGTTCATTTAGAAGTGATGTTCTTCATGAATTAATGGGTACACGTTCATTTAGAAGTGATGTTCATGAATTAATGGGTACATGTTCATTTagaagtccaaaaatgtatgtagttacTGCCAAAAGCCCTTTTAAACAACATACTGCTCTGAtcagggaaagggggataagCTAGTCAGTTAAACAACAATGTATTCAACAAatatgtcttccacatttaacccaacccatctgaatcagagaggtgtggggggggggcacgtCTTcagcgcccagggaacagtgggttaactgttttgctcaggggcagaaagacagatttttaccttgtcagctcggggattgggTGCAGCAACCTtccgggttactggcccaacgctctaaccactgcctGCCGCCATCCTGCTGCACCCAATGTGAATGATTGGATTTACAGTGTCGTGTTAAGGTTGTACTGAGCCTTTTAACCATGTGTATAAAGAAAGAATTTGACCCTTGACCCTATTCTAATCTAAACCCAGAACATCAGCCAGTCTTGTTTGTGCGATCATGCTGACTATAATTCTTTGTCGTGTGTCTTGACAACAGCAATGGAATTGTCAAAAGCACAAAGATCTGAGATCAGGCTAGAAGCAATCAGCTCAACAAAGAAACCAAACCAACAGATAaacattttaaacatttattcTCATCTGTCCAAAAAAGAACATGGATGACAACAGCAACCGTCTGTAAAACTAAATCCTGCCCCGTCTTTCAATCTAAACACACCaacaaatacatttcaaataaGTTTCGCACGTTTGGGAGGAGTCGATAAGAGACGAACCAATCAGCTCAGACTTCCTGGGAATCTAGCTATGACGGACAGGGAGTGCGTCCTGTAGTAATACCAGGTAGGGGTTGTGTCATATCAATAACACTAAGTTCACGGTCCTCTACCCACTGAAACATTGTCAAAATATCCCAACGCAGCCCGGCAGATTCAAAGGCACAACAAAAAAAGTCTACTTACACAGAAGATAAACTATATATGAAAACATGTATCAGAAGTAAATTAGTGAGTCTCAGTTCTGAATGGAGGGGGGGGCGGTAAGTATAAATGAATCTGATTGGCTGTTTGTGGAAGGGATAGAGTGGGATTGgctggacaggggagagagggatgtattaATTGGTCCAGAGGGAGGTCAAAGGGTCATTGAGGGTAAAGGTCACTCTATGACGACCACGTCAGCATCCTCGTCTTTCTTCTCTACCGCCAcaccctcatcctctcctcccactccttcatcctcctcttcctctcccagctctccttccactccctcatcctcctctccgaACTCATCTCCTACTTCAaacccttcctcctcttcctctcctaccTGCTCCAGCTCTCCCTCAGCCTCCACCTCACCCTGCGTCTCCTCCTCACCCTGCGTGTCCCCCTCTCCTTCCGCTGGCTTCTCTACTTGcgcctcttcctcccctccatctgctaccgccactcccccctcctccatcttctcctcctctaccccatcaGCCCCGGTGGCCGCCTGCGATGTCTCTGGCCCCGCCTCTTCCTTGGTGGTCTCCGCCAGGCTCTCATTGGTCAGCTCAGCCTCTGACACCTCCATAATCATGGAGTCCTCTGGGTCCTGGTCGTCCTGGTTACCGAGGAAGGGGTTCTCaccctgcagagaggagagaggaagggcagggtcagagagagattgtgagtgagtgagtgaacgaGTGCGTGAGGCACAGAGTCAGTGtttctaaggtgtgtgtgtgtgtgtgtgtgtgtgggggggggttctgtgtgAGATAGGCGTTTGTGTACCTTGAGGTAACTCTCCAGCTTCTTTCCGATGATTTTGTGGTTGAGGATGCTGCGAGCCACTGACAGACTGGCCCTCTTAGACTGCTCCATCATACCCTGGGGTCACGCAGGAAGCAAAGGTCACACAGGAGTCAGTGGGGGTAAGGTCAGAGAGGGCagagcaaaaaataataataaaaaagtaCTTGTTCCTCCAAATCTTCTGTATCCAACCAAGCAGGGTTTATAGTGCTCCCTGCCAATCTCAACCAAGCAGGGTTTATAGTGCATAGTGCTCCCTGCCAATCTCAACCAAGCAGGGTTTATAGTGTATAGTGCCCCCTGCCAATCTCAACCAAGCAGGGTTTATAGTGTATAGTGCTCCCTGCCAATCTCAACCAAGCAGGGTTTATAGTGCTCCCTGCCAATCTCAACCAAGCAGGGTTTATAGTGTATAGTGCTCCCTGCCAATCTCAACCAAGCAGGGTTTATAGTGTATAGTGCCCCCTGCCAATCTCAACCAAGCAGGGTTTATAGTGTATAGTGCTCCCTGCCAATCTCAACCAAGCAGGGTTTATAGTGTATAGTGCTCCCTGCCAATCTCAACCAAGCAGGGTTTATAGTGCTCCCTGCCAATCTCAACCAAGCAGGGTTTATAGTGTATAGTGCTCCCTGCCAATCTCAACCAAGCAGGGTTTATAGTGCTCCCTGCCAATCTCAACCAAGCAGGGTTTATAGTGTATAGTGCTCCCTGCCAATCTCAACCAAGCAGGGTTTATAGTGTATGGTGCCCCTGCCAATCTCAACCAAGCAGGGTTTATAGTGTATAGTGCTCCCTGCCAATCTCAACCAAGCAAGGTTTATAGTGTATGGTGCTCCCTGCCAATCTCAACCAAGCAGGGTTTATATTGTATAGTGCTCCCTGCCAATCTCAACCAAGCAGGGTTTATATTGTATAGTGTTCCCTGCCAATCTCAACCAAGCAGGGTTTATAGTGTATGGTGCTCCCTGCCAATCTCAACCAAGCAGGGTTTATAGTGTATGGTGCTCCCTGCCAATCTCAACCAAGCAGGGTTTATAGTGTATGGTGCTCCCTGCCAATCTCAACCAAGCAGGGTTTATATTGTATAGTGCTCCCTGCCAATCTCAACCAAGCAGGGTTTATAGTGTATAGTGTTCCCTGCCAATCTCAACCAAGCAGGGTTTATAGTGTATAGTGCTCCCTGCCAATCTCAACCAAGCAGGGTTTATAGTGTATAGTGCTCCCTGCCAATCTCAACCAAGCAGGGTTTATAGTGTATAGTGCTCCCTGCCAATCTCAACCAAGCAGGGTTTATAGTGTATAGTGCTCCCTGCCAATCTCAACCAAGCAGGGTTTATATTGTGTAGTGAGCTGGTCTCATCCTGCCCTACAGTCACTATACACTGAGCTGTGTAGTGACCTGGTTTCAGTCACTATACACTGAGCTGTGTAGTGACCTGGTTTCAGTCACTATACACTGAGCTGTGTAGTGACCTGGTTTCAGTCACTATACACTGAGCTGTGTAGTGACCTGGTTTCAGTCACTATACACTGAGCTGTGTAGTGACCTGGTTACAGTCACTATACACTGAGCTGTGTAGTGACCTGGTTTCAGTCACTATACACTGAGCTGTGTCGCGTACTGACCTTGCGGTTGAAGTTGTGGTCGGGGGACTTGAGGTGTTTCTGTATGACGTAGAACTGCATGGGGATGAAGAGGTCACAGGCTGCACAGTGGGCTGCCTCCACCTTCTTCATGAAGTGTTCCATACCCAACTCTGTTACGGAGGAGGGACAAACAGGGAAACAGTTGGACCAGCAGAAAAGAAAAACACAGAAACAAAGCCTTTACAAATCCACCCCGTTCCACAGAAGAGtagcacacacacagtacacaacacacacacagtacgtaCACAACATGGTTTCTGTTAGGAAAACGTAGCGCCGGATATTTGACCGGCAGCGGTTTCATCTCCCGGATGTTTAAAGACATGTACCAGACCCACATGCATTGGTTGCACTACCTGATTAGGTCGTCTGCCCACGGTTcagtaataaataataataattacatggTAATGACCTCGTAACCGAACATGTAATTCAGACGCAATTTGAAGATGATACAATACCCTTCCCCCTAAAGTACATTTTAATTGCCAAAATGATACATCCTAATTAGCCTACAAATGAGCTTTTTATTGATCCGTTTGTCAGCAGAGTAGGCTATCACGTAAATGTcctatttaaaaaaaaggttCTGCTAAGGTCTCCAGTCTCTCTGCTAAGGTCTCTCTGCTAAGGTCTCTCTGCTAAGGTCTCTCTGCTAAGGTCTCTCTGCTAAGGTCTCTCTGCTAAGGTCTCTCTGCTAAGGTCTCTCTGCTAAGGTCTCTCTGCTAAGGTCTCTCTGCTAAGGTCTCTCTGCTAAGGTCTCTCTGCTAATGTCTCTCTGCTAATGTCTCTCTGCTAATGTCTCTCTGCTAATGTCTCTCTGCTAATGTCTCTCTGCTAATGTCTCCAGTCTCTCTGCTAATGTCTCCAGTCTCTCTGCTAATGTCTCCAGTCTCTCTGCTAATGTCTCCAGTCTCTCTGCTAATGTCTCCAGTCTCTCTGCTAATGTCTCCAGTCTCTCTGCTAATGTCTCCAGTCTCTCTGCTAATGTCTCCAGTCTCTCTGCTAATGTCTCCAGTCTCTCTGCTAATGTCTCTAAAGTCtggtagaattgcatgaaatgtgtttatgAAAAAGGCCAACTTTTTCCCGTGCAAAGAAAAgagaaaacaaatgtaatatatcgCCTGTATCTACTCTAATCCGACTATTAGGCTAAATGATGTCTATCCAATCACCACGTGAGGAATAGGAAGCTCTATGCGAGAATACATGTAATGTTTTGTTATAAATGCGACttttttaaaaaaaaagttaaaattTTCTTCTCCAAACTTTAAACCTGAAAGTTGAtgtgaaaaccaatagaacaggagaaagGGGCTCCTGGTTTCAATGGCAATAGGGAAGTCTATCAAATAACTGCCTGCACGGCTGGTTGGATTCCGGCTcctttgaagcaaggtaaaaaCATATTTCACAGAATGAAGTACATGTTTTCAAAAGATTCACACGGCCTCCAGCTCATTACGAAGTAGGTTGTTGTTACGATTGTGGCGCAATGACTGGTCTTATTAAACGGACATGTTTTACTCCAGCAGCAACAAACAGCTGTCTGATCTtaaagcagcagcagcaacaaacaGCTGTCTGATCTTAAAGCAGCAGCAACAAACAGCTGTCTGATCTTAAAGCAGCAGCAACAAACAGCTGTCTGATCTTAAAGCAGCAGCAACAAACAGCTGTCTGATCTtaaagcagcagcagcaacaaacaGCTGTCTGATCTtaaagcagcagcagcaacaaacaGCTGTCTGATCTtaaagcagcagcagcaacaaacaGCTGTCTGATCTtaaagcagcagcagcaacaaacaGCTGTCTGATCTtaaagcagcagcagcaaacaGCTGTCTGATCTTAAAGCAGCAGCAACAAACAGCTGTCTGATCTtaaagcagcagcagcaacaaacaGCTGTCTGATCTTAAAGCAGCAGCAACAAACAGCTGTCTGACCTTAAATCACCAGTTGGTATTTTCATTGGTGGGAAAGTTCAAATGCATTATGTCACAATAGCCTGCTATTAGCGACAAACGGAACCCCTGGGAGACACCACAAACACACTGCTGTCCTTACGCCTGGTGAGGTCCTGTTCCTTGTAGACTTGACAGATGGCAGCACAGTGGTTCTCCATCTGACTGGTCCTCTGCTCCGTcttcttatacttgttattcaGGTACTCCTGgtgtggggacacacacagtaagAGGGGGGTTCGCTCAAAACACACAGGAATCTTACAGAAGATTGAGTGAATGTCCCCATCTGCAtgggtctgcctgtgtgtgtggccccatctgcatgtgtgtgtgtccccatctgcatgtgtgtgtgtccccatctgcatgtgtgtgtgtgtgtgtgtgtgtccccatctgcatgtgtgtgtgtgtccccatctgcatgtgcgtgtgtgtgtgtccccatctgcatgtgcgtgtgtgtgtgtgtccatctgcatgtgcgtgtgtgtgtgtgtgtccatctgcatgtgcgtgtgtgtgtgtgtgtccatctgcatgtgcgtgtgtgtgtgtgtgtccatctgcatgtgcgtgtgtgtgtgtgtccatctgcatgtgcgtgtgtgcgtgtgtccatctgcatgtgtgtgtgtgtgtgtgtccatctgcatgtgtgtgtgtgtgtgtccatctgcatgtgtgtgtgtgtgtgtccatctgcatgtgtgtgtgtgtgtccgtgtgtgtgtgtgtccatctgcatgtgtgtgtgtccatctgcgtgtgtgtgtgtgtgtccatctgcgtgtgtgtgtgtgtccatctgcatgtgtgtgtgtgtccatctgcatgtgtgtgtgtgtccatctgcatgtgtgtgtgtgtccatctgcatgtgtgtgtgtgtccatctgcatgtgtgtgtgtgtccatctgcatgtgtgtgtgtgtccatctgcatgtgtgtgtgtgtccatctgcatgtgtgtgtgtgtccatctgcatgtgtgtgtgtgtccatctgcatgtgtctgcctgtgtgtgtccacctttgattgggtgtgtgtgtatgcctgtgtgttcGCCTttgattgcgtgtgtgtgtgtgtgtgtgtgtgtgtgtgtgtgtgggggggcgtgTGTGcctttgattgtgtgtgtgtgcgtgtgtgtctaccTGTAAGAAGTCTGTGGTGGGTTTGGACAGCTGACTGGACAGGAACTTGAAGTGATCTTTGTGGAACTTGCTCTCCAGGTGGGCTGCCATGTCCTCGTGGTAGAATGAACGGAACTTACACACCGAGCACGCAAACGTCACCCTGTCGACCACACAGAACAACCGTCAGACCACAAGCCTGCCAGCCCAATCAGAGGCAGATATGTTGGACGGTGTGGTGAGTGAAACTACAGCCAAGTGGTTAGTGTTGAGTAATGCATTATCCCCCCCATCCattcacagagacagaggaaagactaCAGGACGTCATTCTGCCCTCAGAGAATATCTaggaaaagaaggagaggagacagagagatacctgggagagagaggggggggggggggaggagagagagcgggagggaggggagagagcgcgggagggaggggagagagcacgggagggaggggagagagcacgggagggaggggagagagcacgggagggagggggagagagcacgggagggaggggagagagcacggggagggaggggagagagcacgggagggagggagagagcgcgggagggaggggagagagcgcgggagggaggggagagagcgcgggagggaggggagagagcgcGGGGAGAGTAGACAGGTCATTCTGCCCTCACTGAGAACACAGAGAGCCTTCAGAGAGTTTTCACcacttgacttgttccacattgtgTTTCAGACTGAATCTAAAACGGATTACATTTATTATTGTCACTGGCCTGCtgcacacaatgccccataatgttATAGTGGAATGATGTTTCATgaaatttttacaaatgtatttaaaatgaaagctgaaatatcttggtTCAATAAGTATCCAACCCCTTTTTTGTGGCAAGCCTaattaagttcaggagtaaacatgtgcttaagtcacataataagttgcacaGTAAatgattttgaatgactaccccatctctgtaccccacaattAAGTTCAGGAGTATCTGTAAGGTCACCCAATCGCACAGTAAAtttaaaccacaaagaccagggaggttttccaatgcctcaaagGGCACCAAGTGCCTCAAATTGGTCGatataaaaaagaaaagaaaaagcatatgctgaatatccctttgaacagggtgaagttattaattacactttggatggtctatcaatacatccagtcactactaagatacaggcgtccttcctaacgtttctggagaggaaggaaaccgctcagggatttcaccatgaggccaatggtgacttttacAGCCACAGAACTTAAGAGGAAACTGAGTATCAACAAACGTTACTCCATAATATTAACCGAAATGAAAAAGTGAGAAGGAAGCCTGAACAGAATTAAAATATTCCAAAAatatgcattctgtttgcaacaaggcactaaagtaatacaaaTTGTGGCAAAGCATTTCACTTTTCGTCCTGAATACAATGTTGTTTGGGACATATGCAACACATTATGGAGTACCAccctccatattttcaagcacagtggtggctgcatcatgttatgggtatgcttgtattAAGGACTGGGGAATTTTTCTGGATAAAAATAAAACGGAATGGAGATAATCACAGGCAAAATCCTCgagggaaacctggttcagtctgcttccaacagactgggagaggaaatcacctttcagcaggagaataacctaaaacacaaggccatatatacactggagttgcttaccaagacgactgTGAATGTTCCCGAGtcacagttttgacataaatctgctttcaaatctatggcaagacctgaacatggttgtctagcaatgatcaacaagcaAGTTGACAAAAAAGGTTATTCTAAcatgtaatggacaaaaaaaagagaattaaatccattttaatcccactttgtaacagaatgtggaaaaagtcgaggggtatgaatcctctctgaaggctctgtatttAGGAAAAGAAGATTCTGTATAATAACTCTGACCtctgagaaagagaagagagagaatagatgtAAAGGAAAGACAGAAAAGGAAGAAAATTAGACGAAGAGAAATTAAGAGATGTATTTTGTAATAACTGACCTCTGGGTTTGACTTTTGGGTGTTAGTGTGACCCCTGACCTTTCCAGGAAGccgcccctcttcctcctgttttTGGGGACCTTGTCCTGGGGAGgagtctgtttccctgtctggaGCTTCTTCTTCATCTGAGAGATCTCCTCCTGCATCGACaccactggggagagaggagggttatagttggagaggaagacaggggaaagagaggagggggaaagagatgggggaaagagaggaggggtagacgggggaaagagagggggaaagagaggaggggtagacgggggaaagagagggaaagggagagaaggttTTCGTGTTGGAgttgaagggaaagagggaggaggtgaCAAGGAAGCGGGCAGGGGAGGGAAGCAAGGAGAGGGGCAGTCTATTGAAAATGACATCTAGAGCTGTGAAACGTCACCCAGCTTGAATAAAAGAAGAGCGGAGCAGGAAAGAGAGACTGTCAGTAGGTTTGCATTGACCCAGGTTCATTTGACAAAGGCAATTTTTTGATTGATATTATTTTCACTGCATCAAGGATAGCGTACAGATGTTTCCGCTTTGGCAGCCTTCTTCAGTGCgtaggtaaaaaaaatatatatatatatcttcaaAACAGCATTTGTAGGGAACAACCAATGAGCAGCTGGTGCTTCTAATCAGGGTTGCCACTCATCTGCCAATCAGGGATGAGGCATCTCTGGTCTTCCtgtttcaccatccaattattCCAGATCTACAGGAGTGCAAGTTTCACCATGGCGACACTTTGGCATATgagaattattagaatatggcTCATTAGTCAATTATTGCATTCTGTCCACGCTGGCTTTCGCAGGCTACCTGAGACGtgaaacagataggtgggagggcaggCTAAATAAATCATGGAAATACCTCCAACACACTAGATGGGAATGTGTTTGTTTCTATGACAACACAGTTCAATGGAAACGCACCGTAGCAGGCTATTGTCCCATCTCATTACAATGTTTTCTAAATGTCCACTAATTATCATTACTTTAAATCACTGGGCAAGTTCATGGAAACTATTGAGGGTCGTTTTgtgaggaggagaacaggggccagttgatgaagagaggaggaagaggaggagaacaggggccagttgatgaagagaggaggaagaggagaacaggggccagttgatgaagagaggagagtaggaggtCTAATAACAGAGGAGATGAATCCATCTTACCTTTCTCTCCATCAGCTGGGGCTTTGGttgcctggagaggagagaaacaaaatgagtactgacacacacacacacacacacggtcacacagATGTGTTAGTTAAGTCACAGCAGCTCCTCACCTCATTTTCTTCACCGTTGTTCTCTGCTGGTTCTgtcatagagagagacagaaagacagtcagGTCAGACAGTGCACAGGGGTAGTTACTGTGTGTGGACATTGTCGTCTGTTCAGTGTGTGGTACCTTCAGTGGTCTCTCCACCTGCGCTCTCTGTCTTGTTCATCTTGGACTCTGGTTCATCTGCTGCGGTCAGAGTCTGTTTTCTCTTCTTCTGACCGTCACGCTGACCACcaccaggctgctgctgctgctgggggacaTCATCATCACATTGGTGACGTGGCCAGTGACACTGCTTCTTCAAAGTCAAATATCTTGAAAAcgtgattgctgacatgcaaaatatTTTGGGACTATCAGTGGACTAATAAatttttttttccatttttaaCTTGGATCCCTTCACCATTACTAGAATAGACTTTTCAATAGATTCTCAAAAGGAACTTTTCAATAGATTCTCAAAAGGAACTTACAGTGGACTCCCTGACATATCTCCACTATTACCATAAGGCCTCCATCAGGGGCAGAACCAGGCAAAATAAAACCCAGAGAACGGACATTATAATGGAGTTTGGTCCAGATCTCTGCTGGGTGGTGTTGGTAGAGGCCACTATTTCTTGGAGCAGGGCAGTTTCCTTTCAATGGGAAGGGGACAGTTCGGTTCAATCAAAGAGGTATTTGTGGCTATATTGAATAGGGACTGGGGGCGATAGTATGATGACCAAACTATGAGTTTGGGGGCGTAGTTGTTGGTAGTTGTCATGTCAATTATATCCACGCCTCCCCAGTCCCTTAGCACTGTAGGCAGGGTAGGGGAGCGTTTAGGGGGTACGGGGGTTGATGaacaggggtggggggggggttggtagGTAGGTCATCATGCCCTGCTGTGGGGCTGGCAGACTGGCGGGCAGTACGGTAGGGTACTTACTCGGTTGAGGGGCCTCTTGCGCCCGCGCTGGTGGCCTCCCTGGGGGCCCCCTCCAAAGTGGCGCCCTGGGAAGTCCTGGTGCCCAGGGACCCGGCCCTGTTGAGCGGACTGGTGGAAGGCCCCGGTCTGGGGGGGCATGCGGTGCCCCAGGAGGGATGGGAGCTTGCCTCTACCCCCAGGGGAGTGACCGCCACCTCCCcggcctcctcctcttccacccatcctaccaccacctccacccatGGGAGTGGGGTCGGATCTGCGGCCTCCAAACCCTCCACGGCCTCCCCCCCTTCTCGGGGAGCG from Oncorhynchus masou masou isolate Uvic2021 unplaced genomic scaffold, UVic_Omas_1.1 unplaced_scaffold_671, whole genome shotgun sequence harbors:
- the LOC135536841 gene encoding A-kinase anchor protein 8-like isoform X1, coding for MEGRGYSSGGYSSWGGGSGSRGSDNYDPYGGGYKDSMSGMGGYGGGHKRGLSGSSLLSTGTSADAVIAKINQRLDMLTQLEGGMKGGGRSDRFDQYESFDSRGPSSLPSRDLYRSGSYGYGDGRGDMTQRASGFGGGGGLGSGFDSSSSYGAAKMQRQNMRDSFSSGQGGGSWAGAGQRSPRRGGGRGGFGGRRSDPTPMGGGGGRMGGRGGGRGGGGHSPGGRGKLPSLLGHRMPPQTGAFHQSAQQGRVPGHQDFPGRHFGGGPQGGHQRGRKRPLNRQQQQPGGGQRDGQKKRKQTLTAADEPESKMNKTESAGGETTEEPAENNGEENEATKAPADGEKVVSMQEEISQMKKKLQTGKQTPPQDKVPKNRRKRGGFLERSGVTLTPKSQTQRVTFACSVCKFRSFYHEDMAAHLESKFHKDHFKFLSSQLSKPTTDFLQEYLNNKYKKTEQRTSQMENHCAAICQVYKEQDLTRQLGMEHFMKKVEAAHCAACDLFIPMQFYVIQKHLKSPDHNFNRKGMMEQSKRASLSVARSILNHKIIGKKLESYLKGENPFLGNQDDQDPEDSMIMEVSEAELTNESLAETTKEEAGPETSQAATGADGVEEEKMEEGGVAVADGGEEEAQVEKPAEGEGDTQGEEETQGEVEAEGELEQVGEEEEEGFEVGDEFGEEDEGVEGELGEEEEDEGVGGEDEGVAVEKKDEDADVVVIE
- the LOC135536841 gene encoding A-kinase anchor protein 8-like isoform X3, which encodes MEGRGYSSGGYSSWGGGSGSRDNYDPYGGGYKDSMSGMGGYGGGHKRGLSGSSLLSTGTSADAVIAKINQRLDMLTQLEGGMKGGGRSDRFDQYESFDSRGPSSLPSRDLYRSGSYGYGDGRGDMTQRASGFGGGGGLGSGFDSSSSYGAAKMQRQNMRDSFSSGQGGGSWAGAGQRSPRRGGGRGGFGGRRSDPTPMGGGGGRMGGRGGGRGGGGHSPGGRGKLPSLLGHRMPPQTGAFHQSAQQGRVPGHQDFPGRHFGGGPQGGHQRGRKRPLNRQQQQPGGGQRDGQKKRKQTLTAADEPESKMNKTESAGGETTEEPAENNGEENEATKAPADGEKVVSMQEEISQMKKKLQTGKQTPPQDKVPKNRRKRGGFLERSGVTLTPKSQTQRVTFACSVCKFRSFYHEDMAAHLESKFHKDHFKFLSSQLSKPTTDFLQEYLNNKYKKTEQRTSQMENHCAAICQVYKEQDLTRQLGMEHFMKKVEAAHCAACDLFIPMQFYVIQKHLKSPDHNFNRKGMMEQSKRASLSVARSILNHKIIGKKLESYLKGENPFLGNQDDQDPEDSMIMEVSEAELTNESLAETTKEEAGPETSQAATGADGVEEEKMEEGGVAVADGGEEEAQVEKPAEGEGDTQGEEETQGEVEAEGELEQVGEEEEEGFEVGDEFGEEDEGVEGELGEEEEDEGVGGEDEGVAVEKKDEDADVVVIE
- the LOC135536841 gene encoding A-kinase anchor protein 8-like isoform X2 gives rise to the protein MEGRGYSSGGYSSWGGGSGSRGSDNYDPYGGGYKDSMSGMGGYGGGHKRGLSGSSLLSTGTSADAVIAKINQRLDMLTQLEGGMKGGGRSDRFDQYESFDSRGPSSLPSRDLYRSGSYGYGDGRGDMTQRASGFGGGGGLGSGFDSSSSYGAAKMQRQNMRDSFSSGQGGGSWAGAGQRSPRRGGGRGGFGGRRSDPTPMGGGGGRMGGRGGGRGGGGHSPGGRGKLPSLLGHRMPPQTGAFHQSAQQGRVPGHQDFPGRHFGGGPQGGHQRGRKRPLNRQQQPGGGQRDGQKKRKQTLTAADEPESKMNKTESAGGETTEEPAENNGEENEATKAPADGEKVVSMQEEISQMKKKLQTGKQTPPQDKVPKNRRKRGGFLERSGVTLTPKSQTQRVTFACSVCKFRSFYHEDMAAHLESKFHKDHFKFLSSQLSKPTTDFLQEYLNNKYKKTEQRTSQMENHCAAICQVYKEQDLTRQLGMEHFMKKVEAAHCAACDLFIPMQFYVIQKHLKSPDHNFNRKGMMEQSKRASLSVARSILNHKIIGKKLESYLKGENPFLGNQDDQDPEDSMIMEVSEAELTNESLAETTKEEAGPETSQAATGADGVEEEKMEEGGVAVADGGEEEAQVEKPAEGEGDTQGEEETQGEVEAEGELEQVGEEEEEGFEVGDEFGEEDEGVEGELGEEEEDEGVGGEDEGVAVEKKDEDADVVVIE